Proteins from one Triticum aestivum cultivar Chinese Spring chromosome 7A, IWGSC CS RefSeq v2.1, whole genome shotgun sequence genomic window:
- the LOC123148134 gene encoding uncharacterized protein, which produces MATRLSSRLLIHLPAPAAAVTTTSPRLRKPAAARTASYRRRRPRLAVSAGAAPSGGAVAPAAPAGENRDAGLTPAEAQRLVEFLKADLPHLFDNVGIDRSAYDDRVRFRDPITRYDDIDGYLANISLLKVIFRPDFYLHDAKQTGPYEITTRWTMVMKFSLLPWKPELVFTGLSIMGVNPQNLKFCSHVDIWDSIQNNEYFSLEGLVEVFKQLRYYKTPDIETPSYLVLKKTANYEVRKYPPFSVAEAKGEKLTGSSGFNNVTGYIFGKNASSEKIAMTTPVFTQASDDKLSDVSIQIALPMNKDLNSLPAPNTEAVTLRKVEGGIAAVKKFSGRPEEEIVAKKEKELRSQLLKDGLKPRKGCLLARYNDPSTKDFMKRNEVLIWLNDFALE; this is translated from the exons ATGGCCACACGCCTCTCCTCCCGCCTCCTCATCCATTtaccggcgcccgccgccgccgtcaccacaACTTCTCCCCGGCTACGGAAGCCCGCCGCAGCACGCACCGCGTCCTACCGGAGGCGCAGGCCACGCCTCGCCGTCTCGGCAGGGGCGGCGCCGAGCGGCGGCGCGGTCGCCCCGGCGGCACCGGCCGGAGAGAACAGGGACGCCGGGCTGACgccggccgaggcgcagcggctggTGGAGTTCCTGAAGGCCGACCTGCCGCACCTGTTCGACAACGTGGGCATCGACCGCTCCGCGTACGACGACCGCGTCCGCTTCCGCGACCCCATCACCCGCTACGACGACATCGACGGCTACCTCGCCAACATCAGCCTCCTCAAGGTCATCTTCCGCCCCGACTTCTACCTGCACGACGCCAAGCAG ACAGGGCCGTATGAGATTACCACGAGGTGGACCATGGTCATGAAGTTCTCTCTCCTGCCGTGGAAGCCGGAGCTGGTCTTCACCGGGTTGTCGATCATGGGCGTCAACCCACAGAATCTCAAGTTCTGCAGCCATGTG GATATTTGGGATTCAATACAGAACAATGAATACTTCTCCTTGGAAGgattggttgaagttttcaagcaG CTACGATACTACAAGACCCCAGATATAGAAACACCAAGCTACCTCGTTCTGAAAAAGACTGCAAATTATGAG GTCAGGAAGTATCCACCATTTTCAGTAGCTGAAGCAAAAGGAGAAAAACTAACAGGATCATCAGGTTTTAACAATGTTACTGG GTATATATTTGGCAAGAATGCTTCATCTGAAAAGATTGCAATGACTACACCTGTCTTCACTCAGGCTTCTGATGACAAACTCTCAGACGTATCCATACAGATAGCTCTGCCAATGAACAAAGACTTGAACAG TTTACCAGCTCCAAATACAGAAGCGGTTACCTTGCGAAAGGTTGAAGGAGGCATTGCTGCAGTGAAAAAATTCAGTGGGCGACCAGAAGAGGAAATTGTGGCCAAGAAAGAGAAGGAGCTACGCTCCCAGCTACTCAAAGATGGGTTGAAGCCTCGAAAAGGCTGTTTGCTTGCACGTTACAATGATCCTAGCACAAAGGACTTTATGAAG AGGAACGAGGTGCTTATATGGCTAAACGATTTCGCACTGGAGTAG
- the LOC123148135 gene encoding 3-ketoacyl-CoA synthase 11, with protein MDAPAPNAANTPPAAGTGTETAAQPRRLPDFLQSVRLKYVKLGYHHLISHGMYLLLSPLMALVAVQLSTVSPGDLADLWEQLRFNLVSVLVCSTLLVFLSTVYFLTRPRPVYLVDFACYRPGPERRCTRQTFMRCSEATGSFTDANLDFQRKILERSGLGEDTYLPPAVLRVPPNPCMDEARREASTVMFGAIDQLLDKTGVRPKDIGILVVNCSLFNPTPSLSAMVVNHYGLRGNVVSYNLGGMGCSAGLLSVDLAKDLLQVHPSSYALVVSMENITLNWYFGNDRSMLVSNCLFRMGGAAILLSNKRSDRRRSKYELVHTVRTHKGADDKCFGCVTQQEDGDGKVGVSLSKDLMAVAGDALKTNITTLGPLVLPLSEQLLFMATLVAKKAFKAKIKPYIPDFKLAFEHVCIHAGGRAVLDELERNLGLTEWHMEPSRMTLHRFGNTSSSSLWYELAYSEAKGRIGRRDRVWQIAFGSGFKCNSAVWRALRAVAPEAEAERGNPWAAEIHRFPVDVPRVSKVWSA; from the coding sequence ATGGATGCTCCGGCGCCCAATGCCGCTAACACGCCGCCGGCGGCGGGGACGGGGACGGAGACAGCAGCGCagccgcggcggctgccggacTTCCTCCAGTCGGTGCGGCTCAAGTACGTGAAGCTGGGGTACCACCACCTCATCTCCCACGGCATGTACCTGCTGCTGTCGCCGCTCATGGCCCTGGTGGCCGTGCAGCTCTCCACCGTGTCCCCGGGCGACCTCGCCGACCTGTGGGAGCAGCTCCGGTTCAACCTCGTCTCCGTGCTCGTCTGCTCCaccctcctcgtcttcctctccacCGTCTACTTCCTCACCCGCCCCCGCCCCGTCTACCTCGTCGACTTCGCCTGCTACaggccggggccggagcgccggtgcACGCGCCAGACCTTCATGCGCTGCTCCGAGGCCACCGGCTCCTTCACCGACGCCAACCTCGACTTCCAGCGCAAGATCCTCGAGCGGTCCGGGCTGGGCGAGGACACCTACCTGCCCCCCGCCGTGCTGCGGGTGCCCCCCAACCCGTGCATGGACGAGGCGCGCAGGGAGGCGAGCACCGTCATGTTCGGCGCCATCGACCAGCTGCTGGACAAGACCGGGGTGAGGCCCAAGGACATCGGCATCCTGGTGGTCAACTGCAGCCTCTTCAACCCGACGCCGTCGCTGTCGGCCATGGTGGTGAACCACTACGGGCTGAGGGGCAACGTCGTGAGCTACAACCTCGGCGGCATGGGGTGCAGCGCCGGGCTGCTGTCCGTCGACCTCGCCAAGGACCTGCTGCAGGTGCACCCCAGCTCGTACGCGCTGGTGGTCAGCATGGAGAACATCACCCTCAACTGGTACTTCGGGAACGACCGCTCCATGCTGGTGTCCAACTGCCTGTTCCGGATGGGCGGCGCGGCGATCCTGCTCTCGAACAAGAGATCGGACCGGCGGCGGTCCAAGTACGAGCTGGTGCACACGGTGCGCACCCACAAGGGCGCCGACGACAAGTGCTTCGGCTGCGTGACGCAGCAGGAGGACGGGGACGGCAAGGTGGGCGTGTCGCTCTCCAAGGACCTGATGGCGGTGGCCGGCGACGCGCTCAAGACCAACATCACGACGCTCGGCCCGCTGGTGCTGCCGCTGTCGGAGCAGCTGCTCTTCATGGCGACCCTGGTGGCCAAGAAGGCGTTCAAGGCCAAGATCAAGCCCTACATCCCGGACTTCAAGCTGGCGTTCGAGCACGTGTGCATCCACGCGGGCGGGCGGGCCGTGCTGGACGAGCTGGAGCGGAACCTGGGGCTGACGGAGTGGCACATGGAGCCGTCGCGGATGACGCTGCACCGGTTCGGCAACACGTCGAGCAGCTCGCTGTGGTACGAGCTGGCCTACAGCGAGGCCAAGGGCCGCATCGGGCGGCGCGACAGGGTGTGGCAGATCGCCTTCGGCTCCGGGTTCAAGTGCAACAGCGCCGTGTGGCGGGCGCTGCGCGCGGTGGCGCCCGAGGCGGAGGCGGAGAGGGGCAACCCGTGGGCGGCCGAGATCCACCGCTTCCCCGTCGACGTCCCCAGGGTCTCCAAGGTCTGGAGCGCCTGA